A single Rhopalosiphum padi isolate XX-2018 chromosome 4, ASM2088224v1, whole genome shotgun sequence DNA region contains:
- the LOC132930855 gene encoding tax1-binding protein 3 homolog codes for MCAKMAFTHQPGTAMECLSIPITLTKESAIDTDGRELLKCGFKIGGGIDQDFRKSPQGYTDNGIYVTEVHDGSPASRSGLRIHDKILQCNGYDFTMVTHKKAVDYIKKHKILNLLVARRGVTST; via the exons atgtGTGCTAAAATGGCATTCACTCATCAACCTGGCACTGCCATGGAGTGCCTtagt ATACCTATTACTTTAACAAAAGAATCTGCTATTGATACTGATGGTCGTGAATTATTGAAATGTGGGTTCAAAATTGGTGGAGGCATTGATCAAGATTTTAGGAAAAGTCCTCAAGGATATACAGATAAT ggtATTTATGTAACTGAAGTACATGATGGAAGTCCTGCGTCTAGGTCTGGATTACgaatacatgataaaatattacaa TGTAATGGATATGATTTTACAATGGTAACCCATAAAAAAGCTGTGGATTATATTAAGAagcataaaatactaaatttattagttGCTCGAAGAGGTGTTACATCGACATAG